From a single Miscanthus floridulus cultivar M001 chromosome 8, ASM1932011v1, whole genome shotgun sequence genomic region:
- the LOC136478061 gene encoding nuclear-pore anchor-like isoform X2, which yields MPLFISDEELRLLGGDTAAVAERADAAIRELRRQVDTVRAEADAAAIAAEQTCALLEQRYASLSAELDRSQAEAAELTAAAERRAAELASSQAEIHQLRIQAIAKDGGVERLKIEITELHKSKCQSLELIEQRDAEIKEKDGIIQSYYDKIANLAETSAGKEARIQEVEAKFTHCQAICNRITQEKELLEKHNLWLDEELKAKVKNLAELRKTNMDEEARMSARIAELEREISESSSSLRRSKERISELEQRVSYMEKELCSTKDAAAANEQRLGAELSTVMKLAELHKESSEEWSKKAGELEGVIKALETHLTQVEDEYKEKLEKESLSRRDLEKDAVNLKQKLEKCELDLENTRKSSELSLIPLTSIAADSSDLVDTTVRELPISDAVNQNDLMVIPKVPSGVSGTALAASLLRDGWSLAKIYEKYEEATDAFLHERRGRRHAEAVLERVLHEIEEKAELILDERAEHERMVEAYALMDQKLQQALLEHDNFESNIRNLKSELKRQERDHSVAQKEIDDLQKQVAVLLKECQDIQLRCGSSLPNVGHGAFSSSLGNVLSNVEHDIKDNMSFKDINGLVQQNVQLRNQVHMLSADLDKKDMELRESFQIELKKVTDDAASRVEKVMKKSEEQAIMIESLHRSVAMYRKLCEEQQKARSSVESAPSALQDSSRTDLMVLFEGSQEVSKKAYEQVSERARSLDEELTKLRTELQALRSERDKAVLEADFARDRLNGFAAELEHQRKESNSASLRNAELMRLVVDYERRLREDLDSKQGLEGNLRKLSMEVMTLKNAKENLEKSEKKALDEVRDLTERVHRLQATIDTIHTTEEVQENARSMERRNHEEHIKRLERDWAELKKELQEQRDHVRVLSLDKKNVFDSCMKQVEDMRKELNNSWKAASDAESRAAIAEAKCSDLEAKLKSRKVISRDGGHEISAASEENDELFQLKEELEKYKEEAQANKNYMVQYKEIAHLNEVALKQLESAHQDYKAETEVGRKALEDEIVKLRDTLSEMEKSYVLKCEEAANAIESKEKQVTSLMNEISVLRTEVSQKLPQLEKLEIELASSKSSLDEQYKRWRTAQDNYERQVILQSETIQELTNTSKQLSSLQHEITVLRQAADALRAENDGLRSSGEQEKIGLLKEKDDALQKYNELNDQNRILHNQLEALHIRLAEKERNIAGLSSHRTDNSHAEDDLQSVISYLRRSKEIAETEISLLKQEKSRLQIELESALKSAKEAQDLLRSQTDSARAMMLKDEEFKSLQFQVREVNLLRESNIQLREENRHNFEECQKFREEAQKATMESERLQNLLLEKQVEVEMCKRELEMQKAEIANLNQRISELIENSKGIDLNTYEAMKNELQNIKSTLRENSMELESAKKLVSEKEVVIKNLEDKLSVCQSELDSKEKKLNDVEASLKSEIDKYKKFNINLKRKHDNLMKEKGEIAKENQSLVKQMEDLKSSQKTTSETTLEQAIKEKDFRIQTLERTLEKERDDNKKEKAKSKRNEYTIFGALQKVQQDKKQLEESIEKHKQAVKELIENYPGLSSEVPPVSALEEQFLSYFRAAKDLEESSSPFRDGAATQTPVVETAPVDASTSAAGRPVDTPPRPAKAKMTEDRAVPKPSTEVRRPGGRRPLVRPTLRTEEPHADTDASAVDASTVVQDKGGPSVEREASGILPMLQPSSRKRLISSSQTIDSASQCEANDANPPSKKPKEEESSQGTSELKSGQPPLGDVAAQVGVLPATDDLDGQQPTEEIGTDQPSVPLVEAEATREDDVGDKDDSGDALMDIKGQDADVNIDTNAIPVEDEHVVAKSEAVIESFDDDQKTEDSKEDAQLTTATDVDDDMEEGELPEEPEEKSDVDMSEIEGETTAERAALEPDQSPITQSGAADASPSKTTDASPAREPSPNPVQAGASSRPQNTSTATEAREPSTNPAQAGASSEQRNTRTINFERARQNRQARFQRSQQPAGAQQPAAARGRGQQSVTLRKDAAGRGSRGRGGRGQ from the exons ATGCCGCTTTTCATCTCCGACGAGGAGCTCCGGCTCCTCGGCGGCGACACGGCCGCCGTTGCCGAGCGGGCCGACGCCGCCATCCGTGAGCTCCGGCGCCAGGTGGATACCGTACGCGCCGAGGCGGACGCCGCTGCGATCGCTGCCGAGCAGACCTGCGCCCTCCTCGAGCAACGGTACGCCTCCCTCTCCGCCGAGTTAGATCGCTCCCAGGCCGAGGCCGCCGAGCTCACCGCCGCTGCTGAGCGCCGCGCTGCCGAGCTTGCCTCCTCTCAGGCGGAGATACATCAGCTTCGCAtccaggcg ATCGCTAAGGATGGTGGGGTGGAGAGGTTGAAAATTGAAATCACGGAGCTGCACAAGTCCAAGTGTCAGTCGCTGGAGTTGATTGAGCAGAGAGATGCAGAAATAAAAGAGAAGGATGGCATCATCCAGAGCTACTACGACAAAATT GCAAACCTGGCAGAGACTTCTGCTGGTAAAGAGGCTAGGATACAAGAGGTCGAAGCCAAATTTACCCATTGTCAAGCAATTTGCAATCGCATTACCCAG GAGAAGGAGCTGCTTGAAAAACACAATCTCTGGCTTGATGAAGAACTGAAAGCAAAAGTGAAGAACTTAGCTGAACTAAGGAAAacaaatatggatgaggaggctCGGATGTCAGCAAGGATTGCTGAG CTTGAAAGAGAGATTTCTGAATCTTCTAGCTCCTTGAGGCGAAGCAAAGAACGCATCTCTGAACTGGAGCAAAGGGTATCCTACATGGAAAAG GAGTTGTGCTCAACAAAGGATGCTGCAGCTGCTAATGAACAACGTCTTGGTGCGGAGCTTTCAACT GTCATGAAACTTGCTGAACTTCACAAAGAAAGTTCCGAGGAATGGTCGAAAAAGGCTGGGGAGCTCGAAGGTGTTATTAAAGCATTAGAG ACACATCTGACCCAAGTTGAAGATGAATACAAGGAAAAGCTTGAGAAGGAGTCTTTGTCCAGGAGAGACCTTGAAAAG GATGCTGTCAACTTGAAGCAGAAGCTTGAAAAGTGTGAACTTGATCTGGAGAATACAAGGAAGTCCAGTGAATTGAGCCTCATTCCATTGACCAGCATTGCAGCAGACTCTTCTGATCTAGTAGACACAACAGTACGAGAACT GCCTATTTCTGATGCAGTTAATCAGAATGACCTAATGGTTATTCCAAAGGTACCTAGTGGTGTTTCTGGAACTGCTTTAGCTGCTTCTCTTCTTCGTGACGGTTGGAGT CTTGCTAAGATCTATGAGAAATACGAAGAAGCTACTGATGCTTTCCTCCATGAGAGGCGGGGAAGGAGACATGCAGAAGCAGTTTTGGAAAGG GTTTTGCATGAAATAGAAGAGAAGGCTGAGCTTATCTTAGACGAACGGG CTGAGCATGAGAGGATGGTCGAAGCTTATGCTCTAATGGATCAGAAATTGCAGCAAGCATTGCTGGAGCACGATAATTTTGAAAGCAATATTAGGAATCTAAAG TCTGAGCTGAAAAGACAGGAGCGTGATCATAGTGTGGCACAGAAGGAAATAGATGACCTGCAAAAACAA GTTGCTGTTCTTCTAAAAGAATGCCAAGACATACAGCTTCGTTGTGGTTCTAGCCTTCCTAATGTAGGCCATGGCGCTTTTTCTTCAAGCTTAGGCAATGTTCTTTCTAATGTAGAGCATGATATCAAGGATAAT ATGTCTTTTAAAGATATCAATGGGTTAGTTCAGCAAAATGTTCAACTAAGAAATCAAGTTCACATGCTCTCAGCCGATCTTGACAAAAAGGATATGGAACTACGG GAGAGCTTCCAAATTGAGTTGAAGAAAGTTACAGATGATGCTGCGTCCAGGGTTGAAAAAGTTATGAAGAAATCTGAAGAACAAGCAATAATGATCGAATCTCTTCATCGATCC GTGGCGATGTATCGGAAGCTGTGTGAGGAGCAGCAGAAGGCTCGTTCGAGTGTTGAATCAGCACCTAGTGCTCTGCAAG ATAGCAGCAGAACGGACCTGATGGTTCTGTTTGAAGGATCACAG GAAGTCTCGAAGAAAGCTTATGAGCAAGTCTCTGAACGAGCCAGAAGCCTTGATGAAGAGTTGACAAAATTGAG GACTGAGCTTCAGGCTCTGCGATCTGAGCGTGATAAGGCAGTGCTTGAAGCTGATTTTGCTCGGGACCGGCTTAATGGGTTTGCAGCGGAGCTTGAGCATCAG AGGAAGGAGTCTAATTCTGCTTCACTTAGAAATGCGGAGTTGATGCGCTTGGTAGTTGATTACGAAAGAAGACTTCGTGAAGATTTGGATTCTAAACAAGGTTTAGAGGGGAATCTAAGGAAGCTATCAATGGAG GTGATGACATTGAAGAATGCAAAAGAGAATTTAGAGAAGTCAGAGAAAAAAGCTTTGGATGAAGTCCGTGATTTAACGGAGCGAGTGCATCGTTTgcag GCTACAATCGACACAATCCATACCACCGAGGAGGTTCAAGAG AATGCAAGGTCCATGGAAAGGAGAAATCATGAGGAACACATTAAGCGACTGGAA AGAGATTGGGCTGAGCTTAAGAAGGAGCTTCAAGAGCAGCGAGATCATGTTCGTGTTTTGTCGCTTGACAAGAAAAATGTGTTTGACAGCTGCATGAAGCAGGTAGAGGATATGAGAAAGGAGCTAAATAACTCGTGGAAAGCTGCTTCTGATGCTGAATCAAGGGCTGCCATTGCAGAG GCCAAGTGTTCTGATTTAGAGGCCAAGCTGAAATCGAGAAAG GTCATTTCAAGGGATGGTGGCCATGAAATCTCAGCTGCATCTGAG GAGAATGATGAGCTATTCCAGTTGAAAGAGGAGTTAGAAAAATACAAGGAGGAAGCACAAGCAAATAAGAACTACATGGTTCAG TACAAAGAAATCGCACACTTAAATGAAGTCGCGTTGAAGCAATTGGAATCTGCCCATCAGGACTACAAGGCTGAG ACCGAGGTTGGCAGGAAAGCCTTGGAAGATGAGATTGTTAAGTTGAGGGATACGTTATCAGAAATGGAGAAGAGTTATGTCTTGAAGTGTGAAGAAGCTGCCAATGCGATTGAATCTAAAGAGAAGCAAGTCACTTCTCTCATGAATGAAATTTCTGTTTTAAGAACAGAAGTTTCGCAGAAACT ACCGCAGTTAGAAAAATTGGAAATTGAATTGGCTTCGTCAAAGAGTTCACTTGATGAGCAGTATAAGCGCTGGCGAACCGCCCAAGATAATTACGAACGCCAG gtTATTTTGCAATCTGAGACAATACAGGAGTTGACAAATACTTCTAAACAGCTATCTTCATTGCAGCATGAAATCACTGTACTTCGCCAGGCAGCAGATGCACTGAGAGCTGAAAAT GATGGTCTGAGATCTTCTGGTGAGCAAGAAAAGATAGGCTTATTGAAAGAAAAGGATGATGCCCTGCAGAAGTATAATGAGCTTAATGATCAG AATAGAATTCTACACAATCAGTTAGAGGCTTTGCACATTCGGTTAGCCGAGAAAGAACGGAATATTGCTGGGCTTTCATCACATCGTACTGATAACTCACATGCAGAAGATGATCTACAAAGTGTCATCAGCTATCTGCGCAGATCGAAAGAAATA GCCGAAACAGAGATATCATTGCTTAAACAGGAGAAGTCACGGCTTCAGATAGAA CTGGAAAGTGCTTTAAAGTCTGCCAAGGAGGCACAGGACTTGTTGCGAAGTCAAACTGATAGTGCCAGAGCGATGATGTTGAAGGATGAAGAATTCAAGTCACTGCAGTTTCAG GTCAGAGAAGTTAACTTGCTTCGTGAAAGCAACATACAACTTAGGGAGGAGAATAGGCACAATTTCGAAGAATGCCAG AAATTCCGTGAAGAAGCTCAAAAGGCTACAATGGAATCTGAGAGGTTGCAGAACCTTCTACTGGAGAAGCAGGTAGAGGTTGAAATGTGCAAAAGAGAACTAGAAATGCAGAAGGCAGAAATAGCAAATCTCAACCAAAGGATTTCGGAG CTGATTGAAAATAGCAAAGGCATTGATTTGAACACTTATGAAGCCATGAAGAATGAACTTCAGAATATCAAA TCAACCTTGAGAGAGAATTCTATGGAGCTTGAAAGTGCAAAGAAACTGGTTTCTGAGAAAGAAGTTGTCATAAAAAATTTGGAGGATAAGCTTTCTGTATGTCAATCTGAATTGGATTCCAAGGAAAAGAAGCTGAATGATGTAGAG GCCTCCCTTAAATCTGAGATTGACAAGTATAAGAAGTTTAATATCAACTTAaag AGAAAGCATGACAACTTGatgaaggagaagggagagatcGCTAAAGAAAATCAAAGCCTTGTAAAGCAGATGGAGGATCTTAAATCAA GTCAGAAGACAACATCGGAAACAACACTTGAGCAGGCTATAAAAGAAAAGGATTTCAGGATACAG ACATTAGAAAGAACCCTGGAAAAGGAGAGAGATGATAACAAGAAAGAAAAAGCTAAGAGTAAAAGGAACGAGTACACAATCTTTGGTGCTCTTCAAAAGGTGCAACAG GACAAGAAACAACTGGAAGAGTCTATAGAGAAGCATAAGCAGGCTGTGAAAGAGTTGATTGAG AATTATCCTGGATTATCATCTGAAGTGCCACCTGTCTCTGCACTAGAAGAGCAATTTCTTTCATACTTCCGTGCAGCTAAAGATTTGGAGGAATCTTCTAGTCCCTTCCGTGATGGTGCAGCGACTCAAACTCCAGTTGTTGAAACTGCCCCTGTGGATGCATCTACTTCAGCTGCAG GACGTCCAGTAGATACTCCGCCAAGGCCAGCTAAAGCTAAAATGACGGAAGATAGAGCAGTTCCCAAACCAAGCACTGAAGTGCGTAGGCCTGGAGGAAGAAGACCCCTTGTTCGTCCTACTCTACGAACTGAAGAACCTCATGCTGATACAGATGCATCAGCTGTTGATGCCTCCACTGTTGTTCAGGACAAAGGGGGGCCATCAGTAGAGCGTGAAGCTTCTGGCATTTTACCTATGTTACAGCCTTCGAGTCGTAAACGGCTGATCTCATCTTCACAGACGATAGACAGTGCCTCACAGTGTGAGGCTAATGATGCCAATCCTCCATCTAAAAAGCCCAAGGAGGAAGAATCTTCACAAGGGACTAGTGAGCTTAAAAGTGGTCAACCACCTCTTGGGGATGTAGCGGCACAGGTTGGTGTACTTCCAGCCACTGATGACCTAGATGGACAACAGCCTACAGAAGAGATTGGTACTGATCAGCCATCTGTGCCATTGGTAGAGGCTGAGGCAACAAGGGAGGATGATGTGGGTGATAAAGATGACTCTGGAGATGCATTGATGGACATCAAAGGCCAGGATGCTGATGTTAATATTGACACAAATGCAATTCCCGTAGAAGATGAGCATGTGGTGGCAAAGTCAGAGGCAGTAATTGAATCATTTGACGATGACCAGAAAACAGAAGATTCGAAGGAAGATGCTCAGCTTACTACTGCAACTGATGTTGACGATGATATGGAGGAGGGAGAGTTGCCAGAGGAACCTGAAGAGAAGAGTGATGTTGATATGTCAGAGATTGAGGGTGAGACTACAGCTGAGCGTGCTGCATTGGAACCAGACCAAAGTCCTATAACACAATCTGGTGCAGCTGATGCCTCACCAAGCAAAACTACAGATGCATCTCCTGCACGTGAACCTTCCCCTAATCCAGTCCAAGCTGGTGCAAGttctcggccccagaatactagCACTGCAACAGAGGCACGTGAACCTTCAACTAATCCAGCCCAAGCCGGTGCATCTTCTGAACAGCGGAACACCAGAACAATCAACTTTGAAAGGGCCAGGCAAAATAGGCAAGCCAGGTTTCAGCGTTCACAGCAACCTGCTGGTGCACAACAACCTGCAGCTGCTCGGGGTCGTGGCCAGCAATCAGTTACACTCAGG AAAGATGCTGCGGGTCGAGGATCAAGGGGCCGTGGGGGGCGTGGTCAGTAA